AATTCCGAGTTGACCGATAGGATAAAATTGTTTAAAATACAATTAATAAAATTATTTTGCCGATCGGTTAACCGAAGGCTCTTTATTTCCCCTCTTGGGCGAGGAATAAAGAGCCTTTTTTATTATCTAATCAGAGGAGTGGACATGGATGAAGAAGCTTGATCAAAAGAAAATAGAGTATTTGATGTCCTTGCTGCAGCGCCTTGAATATGGTTCATTGCTTATTACCGTTCATGCAAACGAAATTACGCAGGTAGAAATTAAGGAAAAAACAAGAATAGCCAAAACAGGAACAGTGAAATAGGAGGGAGAAGGATGATTACAGCGGAAACCGTGAACAGTCCTGATCTTGTTTTTCAGCAATATTGCAAAGAGGTCTTCGGAGTGAATAGAGGGATTTATAATACAATTGATGAGTGGTTTTTTCAAGCCGGAGCAGTGTCTGTGCTCGAAAGAAGGCAGATAATCGTTAATTTTTCCTTCAGGACCTGTCTGAACCGAATCAGGGGGAAAAGGCAGCTCTGTTAAAGGTAGGGAAAGGAGGACTGGTACCGGCGCTTTATGCTTTTTGGAAGAAGTGTGCGTAGGGTTGTTTAGTGCGTGCCTGACCCGCACTTTATAAAGAAGTAAAGCTCTGGCACCATTTCCGCCATCCGCTGCGGCGCAAGGGCTGGGTTGACATGGTCTCTGTCCCCCGCTGCGGTGAAGAATGACGGGACTGGCACCGTGCCAGTCCCCGGTTTCACTAAAGAACGAAAGCTCCGGCACCTGCTCCTCAAAGCGTTGATAACAAAGGGTTTAAAGACCGCAATCTCCGTCCCCTGTTGCGTTAAAGCAAGTCGGGACTGGCACCCGGAATTTACGCCAAAAAAAACCGGCCCCAAAAGGACCGGTTCTCACCTATCAACCACCAATATCACTCCGTAGAAACAGAAGGATCTGCCTGTTCCTTAGCCGGTACAAGCTGCAGGAAATGCTGCGCCGGATTGTCGAGCAGCTGCTTTAAATC
The Metabacillus sp. FJAT-52054 genome window above contains:
- a CDS encoding YezD family protein encodes the protein MKKLDQKKIEYLMSLLQRLEYGSLLITVHANEITQVEIKEKTRIAKTGTVK